The following coding sequences are from one Muntiacus reevesi chromosome 17, mMunRee1.1, whole genome shotgun sequence window:
- the KCNV2 gene encoding potassium voltage-gated channel subfamily V member 2, producing the protein MLKQTERRRSWGYRSWTTTEGEDAAQEAGGQHHRRSICSVGGRSGSQASIPPWTEGNYNYYIEDDEDGEEEEQWKDEPAEEEDRQPAEATTTERAEGGGADTPLVSTTLNVNVGGHSYHLDYTELACYPKTRLGRLATSTSRSRQLGLCDDYEVQTDEYFFDRDPEVFQLIYNFYASGVLLVRDELCPRSFLEELGYWGVRLKYTPRCCRICFEERRDDLSEQLKIQRELRAQAQAEEAEELFEDMRFYGAQRRRLWNLMEKPFSSVAAKAIGVASSLFVLISVVALALNTVEEMQQQPEHGEGGGNPRPFLEHVETLCMAFFTLEFLLRLASTPDLRRFARSALNLVDLVAILPLYLQLLLECFTSEDQLHGRGSPREHDLETMGRVGKVGQVLRVMRLLRIFRILKLARHSTGLRAFGFTLRQCYQQVGCLMLFITMGILTFAAAVYSVEHDVQGTNFTSIPHAWWWAAVSISTVGYGDMYPETHLGRLFAFLCIAFGIILNGMPISILYNKFSDYYSKLKAYEYTAIRRERGNVEFLQRARKKITECLAGSNSQATPRLDN; encoded by the exons ATGCTGAAACAGACAGAGAGGAGGCGGTCCTGGGGCTACAGGTCCTGGACTACGACCGAGGGTGAAGACGCGGCCCAGGAGGCGGGCGGTCAACACCACCGCAGGAGCATCTGCTCCGTGGGGGGCCGCTCGGGTTCCCAGGCCAGCATCCCACCATGGACCGAGGGCAACTATAACTACTACATCGAGGACGATGAggatggggaagaggaggagcagTGGAAGGACGAGCCGGCCGAGGAGGAGGACCGCCAGCCAGCGGAGGCCACCACCACCGAGCGAGCGGAAGGCGGCGGCGCCGACACTCCACTCGTGTCCACCACGCTGAACGTGAACGTGGGCGGCCACAGCTACCACCTGGATTACACGGAGCTGGCCTGCTACCCCAAGACGCGCCTGGGCCGCCTGGCCACGTCCACCAGCCGCAGCCGCCAGCTGGGCTTGTGCGACGATTACGAGGTGCAAACGGACGAATACTTCTTCGACCGCGACCCCGAGGTCTTCCAGCTCATCTACAACTTCTACGCGTCCGGGGTCCTGCTGGTGCGCGACGAGCTGTGCCCACGcagcttcctggaggagctggGCTACTGGGGCGTGCGTCTCAAGTACACGCCGCGCTGCTGCCGCATCTGCTTCGAGGAGCGGCGCGACGACCTGAGCGAGCAGCTCAAGATCCAGCGCGAGCTGCGCGCCCAGGCGCAGGCCGAGGAGGCGGAGGAGCTCTTCGAGGACATGCGCTTCTACGGGGCGCAGCGGCGCCGCCTCTGGAACCTCATGGAGAAGCCCTTCTCATCGGTGGCCGCCAAGGCCATTGGGGTGGCCTCCAGCCTCTTCGTGCTCATCTCCGTCGTGGCGCTGGCACTCAACACGGTGGAAGAGATGCAGCAGCAGCCGGAGCACGGCGAGGGGGGCGGCAACCCGCGGCCCTTTCTGGAGCACGTGGAGACGCTGTGCATGGCCTTCTTCACGCTCGAGTTCCTGCTGCGCCTGGCCTCCACGCCCGACCTGCGGCGCTTTGCGCGCAGCGCCCTCAACCTGGTGGACCTGGTGGCCATCCTGCCGCTCTACCTGCAGCTGCTGCTCGAGTGCTTCACCAGCGAGGACCAGCTGCACGGCAGGGGCTCGCCGCGGGAGCACGACCTGGAGACGATGGGCCGCGTGGGCAAGGTGGGCCAGGTACTGCGCGTCATGCGCCTCCTTCGCATCTTCCGCATCCTCAAGCTGGCGCGCCACTCCACAGGTCTGCGCGCCTTCGGCTTCACGCTGCGCCAGTGCTACCAGCAGGTGGGCTGCCTGATGCTCTTCATCACCATGGGCATCCTTACCTTCGCCGCCGCCGTCTACTCCGTGGAGCACGACGTGCAGGGCACCAACTTCACCAGCATCCCCCACGCCTGGTGGTGGGCCGCG GTGAGCATCTCCACTGTGGGCTATGGAGACATGTACCCAGAGACCCACCTGGGCAGGCTTTTTGCCTTCCTCTGCATTGCTTTTGGAATCATCCTCAACGGAATGCCCATATCCATCCTCTACAACAAATTCTCTGATTACTACAGCAAGCTCAAGGCTTACGAGTACACGGCCATACGGAGGGAGAGGGGGAATGTGGAGTTCTTGCAAAGAGCCAGAAAGAAGATAACAGAGTGCTTGGCTGGAAGCAACTCACAGGCCACCCCAAGGCTAGATAATTAA